The region TATCGGTATTTGCGGCGGCGGCCAGTTTGTCGCACCAGAGGTTCCAGGCTTCGGGCTGCTGGACGGCGAGGGCTTTGTCTGGACGGAAGGTGGGGTAAACGCCGATTTCAAAGCCGTCGTCCGCGCACTTTTTGTGCCAGGCGAGGTCGTCGGTAGGATCATCGGTGGTGCAGAGGGCGCGGACTTTCTGGCTGCGCAGGATGCCGCGGGTGCTCATTTCTGGGCGGGCCAGCGCGGCCTGGGTCTGCTCCCAAATGGCGGGGGCGGTCTTTTCATTGAGCAGCTCATCAATGCCGAAGTAGCGCTTCAGCTCAATGTGGGTCCAGTGATAGAGAGGGTTGCGCAGGGTGTGGGGGACGGTCTTGGCCCAGGCGAGGAATTTTTCGCGGGGGGTGGCATCGCCCGTGATCAACTCTTCAGGGATGCCGTTGCAGCGCATGGCGCGCCATTTGTAGTGGTCGCCCTCGAGCCAGATTTCGTGGAGGTTCCGGAACTGGCGGTCTTCGGCGATGTCCTTCGGCGGCAGGTGGTTGTGGTAATCCAGGATGGGCTCGTCTTTGGCAAAGGAGTGGTAGAGGCGGCGTGCGGTCTGGGTGGACAGCAGGAAGTCATCGTGGATGAAGGACATGGACGGAGGTTGGGTAGTAGGTGGGGGGTGAAGTTCCGGCTTGGTAGGTCGGTGATTTCACTGCATCGTGACGCGATGACGGGCAAAGGCAACAACTTAGACACATCAGACCTCTGGAGATGGTTTTTTGGCCTTCTCTTAAGTGTGGGGCTGACCTCCTGCTCCACGGTGGGTTTTTACTCGCAGGCGCTGCGCGGACAGACGGAGATCCTGAGCAAGGCGCGGCCCGTGGCAGAGGTGCTGGCGGACCCGACCTCGAAACCGCTGCTGAAGGAAAAGCTGACGACGGTGGCGAAGATCCGCCAGTATGCGCAGGAGGATCTGGGCCTGCCTGCGGAGGGGCAGTATGACCGCTACACCAACCTGGGCCGCCGCTATGTGGTGTGGGTGATTTTTGCCACGCCGGAATTCAGCGTGGAGGCCAAGCGGTGGTGGTACCCGCTGGTGGGGAGTGTGAAGTATCGCGGCTTTTTCCAGGAGGCCAAGGCGGAAAAGGAGGCGGAAAAGCTGCGTGCGCAGGGCCTGGATGTGTATCTGGGCGGGGTGGAGGCCTACTCCACCCTGGGCTATCTGCGGGACCCGCTGCTGAACACCTTCCTGGGCCGCGACGATGCCTCCCTGGCGGAGCTGATTTTTCATGAGCTGACGCATCAGCGCGTCTATCTAGCGGGAGACACGGACTTTAACGAGGCGCTGGCCACGGCGGTGGGGCGCGAGGGCACGCGGCGTTGGCTGCGGTCGCAGGGACGGTGGAAGGATCTAGCGCAGTATGAAAAGGAGATGCGGGTGGAAAAGGAATTCATCCGCGAGGTGCTGCAGACTCGCACGGAGGTGGCGGCGCTATATGCGCGGAAGGATCTGGATGAAAAGGCGATGCGTGAGGGCAAGCAAGCAGCCTTTGCCCGCATGAAGCTGCGGCTGGAGGCGATGAACCGCCGCCAGGGCGGGTCGCTGAAACTGGACCGATGGTTCCAAAAGCCGATGAACAATGCGCGGCTGAACACGCTGGCCACCTACTATGATCTGGTGCCCGCCTTTGAAGCGCGGCTGCGGGCACACGGGGGCGACATCGAGGCCTTTCTGAAGGAGATGGAAGGCCTGAAGCCCCTGGCACCAATGGAACGCCGCGCAAAGATCCAGCCCTCCCCTGCCCGATGAAGCGCTGGCTGCTGCCCATGATGCTGGCCGTGCTGACCGTTGGTGTGTACGTAGAAAGGGATTCATTGCGAAGCTTTTTGTTAGGCAGAGGACCACATATTCCGGCGGAGATAATGCGGGAAGAGCAGGCACGGCTGCGGTTTCGTGGGCTGGTGGAGGGGGATGCCCAGGCACGGGTGCTGGAGGCGGCACGCATCCGCGAGCGACGGCTGGCGGACGTGGCCTTTCAGGCGGATGTGGGTGTGGCGCTGGGCCGTGAAATGCAGGCCTGGCGGCGACAGTGGGAAAAGGGCGAGGAGCGCGCGCAAAGGCTGGCAGGCCAGGGCCTGACGGAGGCGGAGATGGAACGGCAAGTGCGCGAGGCTCTATTGGATGAGGCTTGGCTGGAGCGGCAGATGGCAGCGACGACGGAGGTGAGTGAAACGGAACTCCAGGCCGCCTACGTGGCGCGGAGGGAGGCCCTGCGGCTGCCGCAGGTGCAACGCGTGGCGCATCTTTTCCTGGCGCAGAGCGGGCCGCAGGCGAAGGATCGCGGGCCGGAGATACGCCAGCTTCATCAACGGCTGCTGGCTGGGGAGGACTGGGCCGCGCTGGTGCTGGCGCACAGTGAGGATGCCCGCACC is a window of Prosthecobacter algae DNA encoding:
- a CDS encoding aminopeptidase, with the protein product MISLHRDAMTGKGNNLDTSDLWRWFFGLLLSVGLTSCSTVGFYSQALRGQTEILSKARPVAEVLADPTSKPLLKEKLTTVAKIRQYAQEDLGLPAEGQYDRYTNLGRRYVVWVIFATPEFSVEAKRWWYPLVGSVKYRGFFQEAKAEKEAEKLRAQGLDVYLGGVEAYSTLGYLRDPLLNTFLGRDDASLAELIFHELTHQRVYLAGDTDFNEALATAVGREGTRRWLRSQGRWKDLAQYEKEMRVEKEFIREVLQTRTEVAALYARKDLDEKAMREGKQAAFARMKLRLEAMNRRQGGSLKLDRWFQKPMNNARLNTLATYYDLVPAFEARLRAHGGDIEAFLKEMEGLKPLAPMERRAKIQPSPAR
- a CDS encoding peptidylprolyl isomerase — translated: MKRWLLPMMLAVLTVGVYVERDSLRSFLLGRGPHIPAEIMREEQARLRFRGLVEGDAQARVLEAARIRERRLADVAFQADVGVALGREMQAWRRQWEKGEERAQRLAGQGLTEAEMERQVREALLDEAWLERQMAATTEVSETELQAAYVARREALRLPQVQRVAHLFLAQSGPQAKDRGPEIRQLHQRLLAGEDWAALVLAHSEDARTKRQAGDLGWVGAARAPEAFTKAAQGLKPGQMSAPVKTALGWHLIRVQKRQETRLPTLAEVREELAALLQDEKRQAALGRMARER